A stretch of Malus sylvestris chromosome 11, drMalSylv7.2, whole genome shotgun sequence DNA encodes these proteins:
- the LOC126591597 gene encoding peptidyl-tRNA hydrolase, mitochondrial-like produces MLLYFYLERQDPLAAYYKLSLNRVLVFHDDMSSPCGVLRLYPNGGHVDHSVGLQAEECDLSLSRERRISSASLNFQIS; encoded by the exons ATGTTGTTGTACTTCTATTTGGAAAG ACAGGACCCCCTTGCTGCTTATTATAAGCTCTCTCTCAATCGCGTGCTTGTG TTTCATGATGATATGTCCTCACCGTGTGGGGTACTTCGTCTTTACCCAAATGGAGGTCATGTAGACCACAGTGTGGG GCTTCAGGCTGAAGAGTGTGATCTATCACTTTCGAGGGAACGGAGAATTTCCTCGGCCAGtttgaatttccaaatttcATGA
- the LOC126591587 gene encoding transcription repressor MYB5-like has product MRNPSSSSKAAAAASAKMQTTITASSSSSKAAGIAGGTKTPCCAKVGLKRGPWTPEEDELLANYIKKEGEGRWRTLPKRAGLLRCGKSCRLRWMNYLRPSVKRGQIAPDEEDLILRLHRLLGNRWSLIAGRIPGRTDNEIKNYWNTHLSKKLISQGIDPRTHKPLNPDHHSAADDADVDNTNKSTAVASSSKANDRFSNPNPSPPSDRLVHKEGDPNNSRNDGNIAIADHDLGTIVHGFANMITSINNPDASSSAAATGTLSLRSNNSHGGVLLGGGGNEEDDVFSSFLNSLINEDPFPGQHQLQQVLQNGNVSAHAAAARSENLPLITMTSTTAPSTFGWESAVLMSSAFIQNDHQSVNDQTE; this is encoded by the exons ATGAGGAACCCATCGTCTTCGTcgaaagcagcagcagcagcaagtgCTAAGATGCAAACGACGATAACAGCGTCGTCCTCGTCGAGCAAGGCGGCTGGGATTGCTGGAGGGACCAAGACGCCGTGTTGCGCAAAGGTGGGTTTGAAGAGAGGGCCTTGGACTCCCGAAGAGGACGAGCTGCTGGCAAATTACATCAAGAAAGAAGGGGAGGGACGGTGGCGGACACTTCCCAAGCGGGCTGGGTTGCTCCGCTGCGGTAAGAGCTGCCGCCTCCGCTGGATGAACTATCTCCGCCCTTCTGTCAAGCGCGGCCAGATCGCCCCCGATGAAGAAGATCTCATCCTTCGCCTCCATCGCCTTCTGGGCAATCg GTGGTCTTTGATAGCTGGGAGGATTCCAGGCCGTACAGACAATGAGATAAAGAACTACTGGAACACACACCTGAGCAAGAAGCTGATAAGCCAAGGCATAGATCCCAGAACCCACAAGCCTCTCAATCCAGATCATCACTCTGCTGCTGATGATGCcgacgtggacaacacaaacaaatcAACTGCTGTTGCTTCTTCTTCCAAAGCCAATGATCGGTtctcaaaccctaaccctagtccCCCTTCTGATCGTCTTGTCCATAAAGAAGGGGATCCAAATAACAGCCGTAATGATGGAAACATCGCAATTGCTGATCATGATCTGGGCACTATAGTCCATGGCTTTGCAAATATGATCACGTCCATCAACAATCCCGATGCTTCTTCTTCGGCCGCGGCAACGGGTACTTTGAGTTTGAGGAGCAACAACAGCCACGGTGGAGTACTACTTGGGGGAGGAGGAAATGAAGAGGACGACGTCTTCTCTTCGTTTCTGAATTCGTTGATCAATGAGGATCCATTTCCTGGACAACACCAATTGCAACAAGTACTGCAGAATGGGAATGTTAGTGCACACGCAGCTGCTGCTCGTTCCGAGAACCTTCCTTTGATTACTATGACTAGTACTACGGCGCCATCAACATTTGGCTGGGAGTCTGCTGTGCTCATGTCTTCTGCTTTCATCCAAAATGATCACCAGAGCGTTAATGATCAAACGGAGTAG
- the LOC126591580 gene encoding phosphatidylinositol N-acetylglucosaminyltransferase subunit A-like, with protein sequence MGERKRHRILMVSDFFYPNFGGVENHIYYLSQCLLKLGHKVVVMTHAYNNRSGVRYMTGGLKVYYVPWKPFLMQNTFPTFYGTLPIVRTILIREKISLVHGHQAFSTLCHEALMHARTMGYKVVFTDHSLYGFADAGSIHMNKVLQFTLAEVSQAICVSHTSKENTVLRSGLPPEKVFVIPNAVDTAMFKPAPERLSSHEIVIVVISRLVYRKGADLLVEVIPEVCRLYPNVRFIVGGDGPKRVRLEEMREKHSLQDRVEMLGAVQHSKVRSVLISGHIFLNSSLTEAFCIAILEAASCGLLTVSTRVGGVPEVLPDDMVVLAKPDPSDMVQAIEKAISILPTIDPQEMHNRMKELYNWHDVAKRTEIVYHRALKCSNQNLLQRLSRYLSCGAWAGKIFCLVMIIDFLLWHLLQLWKPEEDIEEVPDFVLSHDQDEGISLDNANHSSR encoded by the exons ATGGGTGAGAGGAAAAGGCATAGAATTTTGATGGTCTCTGATTTTTTCTATCCCAATTTCGGTGGTGTGGAGAATCACATCTATTATCTCTCACAATGCCTTCTCAAGCTCGGTCACAAG GTGGTGGTAATGACTCATGCCTACAACAATCGTTCTGGTGTGAGATATATGACAGGTGGTCTGAAAGTGTATTATGTACCATGGAAACCATTTCTCATGCAGAATACTTTTCCCACCTTTTATGGGACACTTCCAATTGTAAGGACTATCCTTATTCGAGAAAAAATATCGCTGGTCCACGGACATCAAGCTTTCTCAACTCTTTGCCATGAGGCTTTGATGCACGCACGCACAATGGGGTACAAAGTCGTATTTACTGATCATTCACTCTATGGTTTTGCTGATGCCGGAAGCATACACATGAACAAGGTATTGCAGTTTACTTTGGCAGAAGTAAGTCAGGCCATTTGTGTTTCTCATACAAGCAAGGAAAACACAGTGCTAAGGTCAGGTTTGCCACCTGAAAAGGTCTTTGTAATACCTAATGCAGTTGACACAGCTATGTTCAAGCCTGCACCCGAACGACTGAGTAGTCATGAAATTGTAATTGTTGTTATAAGTAGATTGGTTTACCGAAAGGGTGCAGATCTACTTGTTGAAGTAATTCCAGAAGTATGCCGTTTATATCCCAAT GTTCGTTTCATTGTTGGAGGAGATGGACCTAAACGTGTGAGGTTGGAAGAAATGAGGGAAAAACATTCTCTTCAAGATCGAGTTGAAATGCTAGGTGCCGTGCAACACTCTAAAGTACGATCCGTCCTAATTTCTGGCCATATATTCTTAAACAG TTCTTTAACAGAAGCTTTTTGCATAGCGATCTTAGAGGCTGCCAGTTGTGGATTATTAACAGTCAGTACACGTGTAGGAGGTGTCCCAGAG GTACTTCCAGATGACATGGTTGTACTTGCAAAACCAGATCCTAGTGATATGGTTCAAGCAATAGAGAAGGCAATATCTATACTTCCTACAATCGACCCACAAGAAATGCACAATCGT ATGAAGGAACTGTACAATTGGCATGATGTGGCGAAACGGACAGAAATTGTTTATCACCGTGCGTTGAAATGCTCAAATCAAAATCTTTTACAGCGACTCTCACG ATACCTCTCGTGTGGAGCTTGGGCTGGAAAGATTTTCTGCTTGGTTATGATCATTGACTTTCTGTTATGGCATCTGTTGCAACTATGGAAG CCTGAAGAGGATATTGAAGAGGTGCCCGATTTCGTTCTGTCCCATGATCAAGATGAAGGGATCTCGCTGGACAATGCGAACCACAGCTCGAGATGA
- the LOC126591588 gene encoding uncharacterized protein LOC126591588 isoform X1, which translates to MASTSSPALSLSKLDFPLFSSQRKMQNLHQVKIPRRLSKFSGAKSNGFVLFSSLNGQTGETNPPSVEATTSVNNVSDVQVQSSIWNWRGYSIRYQHAGNSGPALVLIHGFGANSDHWRKNLPVLSKSHRVYSIDLIGYGYSDRPNPRQFGETLFYTFETWATQLNDFCTDVVKGEAFFICNSIGGLVGLQAAVMEPQLCKGIMLLNISLRMLHITKQPWCGRPLIKSFQNLLRVWCSELVEHSNKNTNRNTTLLRYFPHFITESRRLSHEIQHRRYAAVVALQSTKTSRPKARPFSLTLSPVMRGKVERFDAGAPRPWLFVGHGEVYFDYRFQSL; encoded by the exons ATGGCAAGCACCAGCTCTCCCGCCCTGTCCTTGTCAAAACTGGATTTTCCACTATTTTCCTCTCAAAGAAAAATGCAAAATCTCCATCAAGTTAAGATTCCTCGCAGGTTGTCGAAGTTTTCTGGGGCTAAATCAAACGGGTTTGTCCTTTTTTCTTCACTGAATGGTCAAACTGGTGAGACCAACCCTCCAAGTGTTGAAGCAACCACTTCAGTAAACAATGTGTCTGACGTCCAAGTTCAAAGCAG TATATGGAACTGGAGGGGTTATTCTATCCGATATCAGCATGCTGGCAACAGTGGCCCGGCATTAGTTTTGATTCATGGTTTTGGAGCAAACAG TGATCATTGGAGGAAAAATCTTCCAGTTCTTTCAAAATCACACAGGGTATACTCTATCGATCTTATTGGTTATGGGTACTCAGACAGACCAAATCCTCGTCAATTCGGGGAAACTTTGTTTTATACATTTGAGACATGGGCCACCCAGCTAAATGATTTTTGTACTGACGTTGTCAAGGGTGAAGCATTCTTTATATGCAACTCTATCGGAG GACTTGTCGGTCTTCAGGCAGCAGTTATGGAGCCACAGTTATGCAAGGGCATAATGCTTTTGAATATTTCTCTTCGTATGCTGCATATTACAAAGCAGCCTTGGTGCGGGAGACCATTGATCAAATCCTTTCAGAACTTGCTGAG GGTTTGGTGCAGTGAATTAGTGGAGCATTcaaacaaaaatacaaacaGAAATACTACATTACTAAGGTATTTCCCTCATTTCATTACCGAG TCTCGACGACTGTCTCACGAAATTCAGCACCGCCGGTACGCCGCCGTGGTTGCTCTTCAGAGCACCAAAACGTCCAGACCCAAAGCCCGCCCCTTCTCTCTGACGCTCTCACCGGTTATGCGAGGCAAG GTAGAGAGATTCGACGCTGGTGCTCCGAGGCCATGGCTATTTGTAGGCCATGGCGAAGTTTACTTTGATTACAGATTTCAAAGTCtctaa
- the LOC126591588 gene encoding uncharacterized protein LOC126591588 isoform X5 has translation MASTSSPALSLSKLDFPLFSSQRKMQNLHQVKIPRRLSKFSGAKSNGFVLFSSLNGQTGETNPPSVEATTSVNNVSDVQVQSSIWNWRGYSIRYQHAGNSGPALVLIHGFGANSDHWRKNLPVLSKSHRVYSIDLIGYGYSDRPNPRQFGETLFYTFETWATQLNDFCTDVVKGEAFFICNSIGGLVGLQAAVMEPQLCKGIMLLNISLRMLHITKQPWCGRPLIKSFQNLLRVWCSELVEHSNKNTNRNTTLLSSLDDCLTKFSTAGTPPWLLFRAPKRPDPKPAPSL, from the exons ATGGCAAGCACCAGCTCTCCCGCCCTGTCCTTGTCAAAACTGGATTTTCCACTATTTTCCTCTCAAAGAAAAATGCAAAATCTCCATCAAGTTAAGATTCCTCGCAGGTTGTCGAAGTTTTCTGGGGCTAAATCAAACGGGTTTGTCCTTTTTTCTTCACTGAATGGTCAAACTGGTGAGACCAACCCTCCAAGTGTTGAAGCAACCACTTCAGTAAACAATGTGTCTGACGTCCAAGTTCAAAGCAG TATATGGAACTGGAGGGGTTATTCTATCCGATATCAGCATGCTGGCAACAGTGGCCCGGCATTAGTTTTGATTCATGGTTTTGGAGCAAACAG TGATCATTGGAGGAAAAATCTTCCAGTTCTTTCAAAATCACACAGGGTATACTCTATCGATCTTATTGGTTATGGGTACTCAGACAGACCAAATCCTCGTCAATTCGGGGAAACTTTGTTTTATACATTTGAGACATGGGCCACCCAGCTAAATGATTTTTGTACTGACGTTGTCAAGGGTGAAGCATTCTTTATATGCAACTCTATCGGAG GACTTGTCGGTCTTCAGGCAGCAGTTATGGAGCCACAGTTATGCAAGGGCATAATGCTTTTGAATATTTCTCTTCGTATGCTGCATATTACAAAGCAGCCTTGGTGCGGGAGACCATTGATCAAATCCTTTCAGAACTTGCTGAG GGTTTGGTGCAGTGAATTAGTGGAGCATTcaaacaaaaatacaaacaGAAATACTACATTACTAAG CAGTCTCGACGACTGTCTCACGAAATTCAGCACCGCCGGTACGCCGCCGTGGTTGCTCTTCAGAGCACCAAAACGTCCAGACCCAAAGCCCGCCCCTTCTCTCTGA
- the LOC126591588 gene encoding uncharacterized protein LOC126591588 isoform X7 — MASTSSPALSLSKLDFPLFSSQRKMQNLHQVKIPRRLSKFSGAKSNGFVLFSSLNGQTGETNPPSVEATTSVNNVSDVQVQSSIWNWRGYSIRYQHAGNSGPALVLIHGFGANSDHWRKNLPVLSKSHRVYSIDLIGYGYSDRPNPRQFGETLFYTFETWATQLNDFCTDVVKGEAFFICNSIGGLVGLQAAVMEPQLCKGIMLLNISLRMLHITKQPWCGRPLIKSFQNLLRVWCSELVEHSNKNTNRNTTLLSLDDCLTKFSTAGTPPWLLFRAPKRPDPKPAPSL; from the exons ATGGCAAGCACCAGCTCTCCCGCCCTGTCCTTGTCAAAACTGGATTTTCCACTATTTTCCTCTCAAAGAAAAATGCAAAATCTCCATCAAGTTAAGATTCCTCGCAGGTTGTCGAAGTTTTCTGGGGCTAAATCAAACGGGTTTGTCCTTTTTTCTTCACTGAATGGTCAAACTGGTGAGACCAACCCTCCAAGTGTTGAAGCAACCACTTCAGTAAACAATGTGTCTGACGTCCAAGTTCAAAGCAG TATATGGAACTGGAGGGGTTATTCTATCCGATATCAGCATGCTGGCAACAGTGGCCCGGCATTAGTTTTGATTCATGGTTTTGGAGCAAACAG TGATCATTGGAGGAAAAATCTTCCAGTTCTTTCAAAATCACACAGGGTATACTCTATCGATCTTATTGGTTATGGGTACTCAGACAGACCAAATCCTCGTCAATTCGGGGAAACTTTGTTTTATACATTTGAGACATGGGCCACCCAGCTAAATGATTTTTGTACTGACGTTGTCAAGGGTGAAGCATTCTTTATATGCAACTCTATCGGAG GACTTGTCGGTCTTCAGGCAGCAGTTATGGAGCCACAGTTATGCAAGGGCATAATGCTTTTGAATATTTCTCTTCGTATGCTGCATATTACAAAGCAGCCTTGGTGCGGGAGACCATTGATCAAATCCTTTCAGAACTTGCTGAG GGTTTGGTGCAGTGAATTAGTGGAGCATTcaaacaaaaatacaaacaGAAATACTACATTACTAAG TCTCGACGACTGTCTCACGAAATTCAGCACCGCCGGTACGCCGCCGTGGTTGCTCTTCAGAGCACCAAAACGTCCAGACCCAAAGCCCGCCCCTTCTCTCTGA
- the LOC126591588 gene encoding uncharacterized protein LOC126591588 isoform X2 encodes MASTSSPALSLSKLDFPLFSSQRKMQNLHQVKIPRRLSKFSGAKSNGFVLFSSLNGQTGETNPPSVEATTSVNNVSDVQVQSSIWNWRGYSIRYQHAGNSGPALVLIHGFGANSDHWRKNLPVLSKSHRVYSIDLIGYGYSDRPNPRQFGETLFYTFETWATQLNDFCTDVVKGEAFFICNSIGGLVGLQAAVMEPQLCKGIMLLNISLRMLHITKQPWCGRPLIKSFQNLLRVWCSELVEHSNKNTNRNTTLLRYFPHFITEQSRRLSHEIQHRRYAAVVALQSTKTSRPKARPFSLTLSPVMRGKLRVAGGLETFEFPVHFFR; translated from the exons ATGGCAAGCACCAGCTCTCCCGCCCTGTCCTTGTCAAAACTGGATTTTCCACTATTTTCCTCTCAAAGAAAAATGCAAAATCTCCATCAAGTTAAGATTCCTCGCAGGTTGTCGAAGTTTTCTGGGGCTAAATCAAACGGGTTTGTCCTTTTTTCTTCACTGAATGGTCAAACTGGTGAGACCAACCCTCCAAGTGTTGAAGCAACCACTTCAGTAAACAATGTGTCTGACGTCCAAGTTCAAAGCAG TATATGGAACTGGAGGGGTTATTCTATCCGATATCAGCATGCTGGCAACAGTGGCCCGGCATTAGTTTTGATTCATGGTTTTGGAGCAAACAG TGATCATTGGAGGAAAAATCTTCCAGTTCTTTCAAAATCACACAGGGTATACTCTATCGATCTTATTGGTTATGGGTACTCAGACAGACCAAATCCTCGTCAATTCGGGGAAACTTTGTTTTATACATTTGAGACATGGGCCACCCAGCTAAATGATTTTTGTACTGACGTTGTCAAGGGTGAAGCATTCTTTATATGCAACTCTATCGGAG GACTTGTCGGTCTTCAGGCAGCAGTTATGGAGCCACAGTTATGCAAGGGCATAATGCTTTTGAATATTTCTCTTCGTATGCTGCATATTACAAAGCAGCCTTGGTGCGGGAGACCATTGATCAAATCCTTTCAGAACTTGCTGAG GGTTTGGTGCAGTGAATTAGTGGAGCATTcaaacaaaaatacaaacaGAAATACTACATTACTAAGGTATTTCCCTCATTTCATTACCGAG CAGTCTCGACGACTGTCTCACGAAATTCAGCACCGCCGGTACGCCGCCGTGGTTGCTCTTCAGAGCACCAAAACGTCCAGACCCAAAGCCCGCCCCTTCTCTCTGACGCTCTCACCGGTTATGCGAGGCAAG TTGCGAGTGGCAGGTGGGTTGGAGACTTTCGAGTTTCCAGTTCATTTTTTTAGATGA
- the LOC126591588 gene encoding uncharacterized protein LOC126591588 isoform X3: MASTSSPALSLSKLDFPLFSSQRKMQNLHQVKIPRRLSKFSGAKSNGFVLFSSLNGQTGETNPPSVEATTSVNNVSDVQVQSSIWNWRGYSIRYQHAGNSGPALVLIHGFGANSDHWRKNLPVLSKSHRVYSIDLIGYGYSDRPNPRQFGETLFYTFETWATQLNDFCTDVVKGEAFFICNSIGGLVGLQAAVMEPQLCKGIMLLNISLRMLHITKQPWCGRPLIKSFQNLLRVWCSELVEHSNKNTNRNTTLLRYFPHFITEQSRRLSHEIQHRRYAAVVALQSTKTSRPKARPFSLTLSPVMRGKVGWRLSSFQFIFLDELWC; this comes from the exons ATGGCAAGCACCAGCTCTCCCGCCCTGTCCTTGTCAAAACTGGATTTTCCACTATTTTCCTCTCAAAGAAAAATGCAAAATCTCCATCAAGTTAAGATTCCTCGCAGGTTGTCGAAGTTTTCTGGGGCTAAATCAAACGGGTTTGTCCTTTTTTCTTCACTGAATGGTCAAACTGGTGAGACCAACCCTCCAAGTGTTGAAGCAACCACTTCAGTAAACAATGTGTCTGACGTCCAAGTTCAAAGCAG TATATGGAACTGGAGGGGTTATTCTATCCGATATCAGCATGCTGGCAACAGTGGCCCGGCATTAGTTTTGATTCATGGTTTTGGAGCAAACAG TGATCATTGGAGGAAAAATCTTCCAGTTCTTTCAAAATCACACAGGGTATACTCTATCGATCTTATTGGTTATGGGTACTCAGACAGACCAAATCCTCGTCAATTCGGGGAAACTTTGTTTTATACATTTGAGACATGGGCCACCCAGCTAAATGATTTTTGTACTGACGTTGTCAAGGGTGAAGCATTCTTTATATGCAACTCTATCGGAG GACTTGTCGGTCTTCAGGCAGCAGTTATGGAGCCACAGTTATGCAAGGGCATAATGCTTTTGAATATTTCTCTTCGTATGCTGCATATTACAAAGCAGCCTTGGTGCGGGAGACCATTGATCAAATCCTTTCAGAACTTGCTGAG GGTTTGGTGCAGTGAATTAGTGGAGCATTcaaacaaaaatacaaacaGAAATACTACATTACTAAGGTATTTCCCTCATTTCATTACCGAG CAGTCTCGACGACTGTCTCACGAAATTCAGCACCGCCGGTACGCCGCCGTGGTTGCTCTTCAGAGCACCAAAACGTCCAGACCCAAAGCCCGCCCCTTCTCTCTGACGCTCTCACCGGTTATGCGAGGCAAG GTGGGTTGGAGACTTTCGAGTTTCCAGTTCATTTTTTTAGATGAATTATGGTGCTGA
- the LOC126591588 gene encoding uncharacterized protein LOC126591588 isoform X4 — MASTSSPALSLSKLDFPLFSSQRKMQNLHQVKIPRRLSKFSGAKSNGFVLFSSLNGQTGETNPPSVEATTSVNNVSDVQVQSSIWNWRGYSIRYQHAGNSGPALVLIHGFGANSDHWRKNLPVLSKSHRVYSIDLIGYGYSDRPNPRQFGETLFYTFETWATQLNDFCTDVVKGEAFFICNSIGGLVGLQAAVMEPQLCKGIMLLNISLRMLHITKQPWCGRPLIKSFQNLLRVWCSELVEHSNKNTNRNTTLLRYFPHFITEQSRRLSHEIQHRRYAAVVALQSTKTSRPKARPFSLTLSPVMRGKSNYL, encoded by the exons ATGGCAAGCACCAGCTCTCCCGCCCTGTCCTTGTCAAAACTGGATTTTCCACTATTTTCCTCTCAAAGAAAAATGCAAAATCTCCATCAAGTTAAGATTCCTCGCAGGTTGTCGAAGTTTTCTGGGGCTAAATCAAACGGGTTTGTCCTTTTTTCTTCACTGAATGGTCAAACTGGTGAGACCAACCCTCCAAGTGTTGAAGCAACCACTTCAGTAAACAATGTGTCTGACGTCCAAGTTCAAAGCAG TATATGGAACTGGAGGGGTTATTCTATCCGATATCAGCATGCTGGCAACAGTGGCCCGGCATTAGTTTTGATTCATGGTTTTGGAGCAAACAG TGATCATTGGAGGAAAAATCTTCCAGTTCTTTCAAAATCACACAGGGTATACTCTATCGATCTTATTGGTTATGGGTACTCAGACAGACCAAATCCTCGTCAATTCGGGGAAACTTTGTTTTATACATTTGAGACATGGGCCACCCAGCTAAATGATTTTTGTACTGACGTTGTCAAGGGTGAAGCATTCTTTATATGCAACTCTATCGGAG GACTTGTCGGTCTTCAGGCAGCAGTTATGGAGCCACAGTTATGCAAGGGCATAATGCTTTTGAATATTTCTCTTCGTATGCTGCATATTACAAAGCAGCCTTGGTGCGGGAGACCATTGATCAAATCCTTTCAGAACTTGCTGAG GGTTTGGTGCAGTGAATTAGTGGAGCATTcaaacaaaaatacaaacaGAAATACTACATTACTAAGGTATTTCCCTCATTTCATTACCGAG CAGTCTCGACGACTGTCTCACGAAATTCAGCACCGCCGGTACGCCGCCGTGGTTGCTCTTCAGAGCACCAAAACGTCCAGACCCAAAGCCCGCCCCTTCTCTCTGACGCTCTCACCGGTTATGCGAGGCAAG TCTAACTATTTGTGA
- the LOC126591574 gene encoding uncharacterized protein LOC126591574 — MPNRKPRASRRALKDKNPSGNAANILAGKVLDAAPSPIQTPWDSNPEKENHASLSQTRTSPKKSAKAAASKKQAKQKKTQPSSFEKELEEMQEKLQAMKLEKEKTLELLKEKNEILKTKEEDLAMKGREQDKLQMELKKLQKLKEFKPTVMEMEMDMDMVRSNQRRLGHCCMNNARLMELPIEILDNIYLRLPVSCLFTLRCVSKTSKNIVDCPCFVTQHMRHLLSAQSTFASDQFMLLHHLFYDSLCGFAFTPLKYDGVSAALKRSEDYAIVSDIVSTKIGVSYSLSFVFYNLFFFRDHGYSRQPYKKKERSPCFLFNPLKGEVLPLPTTDIQFPYSFYGSCKEWYGMGFDDITSTYKILCVSGDEDSTRYQLRAQIYVLGTGSWREIPSVPPRNLSNNHAFAHGDQHWLLYLPDHSSYDNRRVLGICSFDYKKEEFYSTIPLPEHMQRKYIPHYMVLLSLHLLNLKGSLAVVDTLSDDYIEVWVLKNYDTKEWRLDYKIENAIVRGELINVTCCEWKYGIFFTKSQGMSESRRITIFVDFRCGSISHVKLFPPKRIWNTSILSYNGTLMSLKNYGKLVRPDPTTGSISV, encoded by the exons ATGCCCAACAGGAAGCCAAGGGCCAGCCGAAGGGCACTCAAGGACAAAAACCCATCTGGAAATGCAGCCAATATCCTCGCAGGAAAGGTCTTGGATGCCGCTCCGAGCCCGATCCAAACACCATGGGACTCCAACCCAGAGAAGGAGAACCACGCGAGCCTCTCTCAGACTCGCACCTCCCCCAAGAAGTCAGCCAAAGCTGCGGCTTCTAAGAAACAGGCCAAGCAGAAGAAGACCCAACCGTCGTCATTCGAGAAAGAACTCGAAGAAATGCAAGAGAAGCTGCAAGCGATGAAGCTCGAGAAGGAGAAAACCTTGGAGCTCTTGAAGGAGAAGAATGAGATCTTGAAGACCAAGGAGGAAGATCTAGCAATGAAGGGCCGAGAGCAAGACAAGCTTCAGATGGAGTTGAAGAAGCTGCAGAAGCTCAAGGAGTTCAAACCCACCGTG ATGGAAATGGAAATGGATATGGATATGGTGAGGAGCAATCAGAGGAGATTGGGGCACTGCTGCATGAACAATGCAAGGCTGATGGAGCTCCCCATCGAAATCCTTGACAACATCTATTTGAGGCTACCCGTAAGCTGTCTTTTTACCCTCAGATGTGTCTCTAAGACATCAAAGAACATAGTCGACTGCCCTTGCTTTGTTACACAGCACATGCGACATTTACTTTCGGCACAATCTACTTTTGCTTCCGATCAGTTTATGCTTCTTCATCACCTTTTCTACGACTCTCTTTGTGGATTTGCCTTTACACCACTGAAATATGATGGCGTCAGCGCTGCCTTGAAGAGAAGCGAAGACTATGCAATCGTTTCTGATATTGTGTCCACAAAGATTGGTGTTTCTTATtctttgagttttgttttctaCAACTTGTTTTTCTTTCGAGATCATGGCTATAGTCGTCAACCGtacaagaagaaagaaagaagtccATGCTTCTTATTCAATCCTTTAAAGGGAGAAGTTCTTCCACTCCCAACCACTGACATCCAATTTCCATATAGTTTTTATGGATCGTGCAAGGAATGGTATGGTATGGGATTTGATGATATAACCAGCACTTACAAGATTCTGTGTGTTTCTGGAGATGAAGATTCGACGAGATATCAACTTAGGGCCCAAATTTATGTACTAGGTACCGGCTCGTGGCGAGAGATACCCTCAGTCCCTCCTCGTAATTTGAGCAACAACCATGCATTTGCACATGGAGATCAGCATTGGTTGCTTTATTTACCTGATCACTCAAGTTATGATAATAGAAGAGTACTCGGTATATGTTCTTTTGACTATAAGAAAGAGGAGTTTTACTCGACTATTCCTCTTCCCGAGCACATGCAACGTAAGTATATTCCGCACTATATGGTCCTTTTGTCTCTACACTTGCTTAATCTTAAAGGATCTTTGGCCGTCGTGGACACTTTATCAGATGACTATATTGAGGTATGGGTGTTAAAGAACTATGATACAAAAGAATGGAGGCTAGATTACAAGATAGAAAACGCAATTGTCAGAGGCGAGCTTATTAACGTGACATGTTGTGAATGGAAGTATGGCATATTCTTCACTAAATCACAAGGGATGTCAGAAAGTAGAAGGATTACAATCTTTGTGGATTTTAGATGTGGCTCCATTAGTCATGTAAAGTTATTTCCACCCAAGCGCATCTGGAATACAAGCATCTTGAGCTATAATGGGACCTTAATGTCCCTAAAAAATTATGGGAAATTGGTGAGACCTGACCCTACTACTGGAAGCATCAGTGTCTAG